In Glycine max cultivar Williams 82 chromosome 10, Glycine_max_v4.0, whole genome shotgun sequence, the DNA window CTTATTACTtattgtttgaaaattaaaataaaataaaagaaataaataaggaaaaaatgtaaaatcttgaattaaatagaaaaataacattagcaaaataactttaattggTAGAACATGAATCAGCAATGCATTATATCATATCATAagcataaagaaaaaataaattaggagaATAAATAATTAGTCTGAGTTGAAACACGCAAACACTATGCTTAGAGAGAAAATACTCCCACTGAACTGGtagaaaaaaatctaattacgCTCCTCTCCCTAGATATGACAACTCGTTGGTTCCGATCATGTAGAAGGAAAAGATCCCCGAACCTTGAATACCAATGCTCTTTGTtctcaaaaataagttttataagagaaagaagagaaaattttagggagaaaaaaaatcaaattgttgtTCTACTTGTATTTGCTAGAGAGTaggaaagatatatatatatatatataagcatagaccccttacaaaaatattaacagtTGGAAACCAAATATGATCGTTGAAAATCAACTTACACGTatcaaaataacaaacataacaaattgcattgactcattaaaataaaatcgtaGAAAGATAGAAAATCTAACTTTACTTAAcagattctaaaataaatattttattttataaaatagaattaatataagtaatatatatttataaatttaaaattataaaaaaatatttactaacattcccccacataaattaaaattttaaaatatatttttttaaaaaataatttgtataaaaacgtaagagaaagagcatgtgatattgtattttaGTATAAGGAACCTTCCGGGTTGAGCCCtatacctagtgtttatgaacttccacccaagaaaaatgtagtgacttAATTGTCTTGAACTACACATTCTTTAATCATACTTTAGTACACAACCCCTATAATATTGGGGTTCAATTAGGTTTTAATCAGTGGTAACGCGTTACACGGCCTTGCGCAGATATCTTGTTTGTTTCGTGAGTGTCACTTAGATATTAACTCATATTTCATAGTGGCGGTCCCACCACCACACTCATtaggtgaatcctcaaagagtggTTAGTGACCCTCACCCCTACAATAACTATCATCGGATTcattaaaaggttttttttataccaaaaatacacatatataaatacctcaaccttaatattgtCATAATTTATAATGCACCTCGTAATAGGAATGAGAAACGGAACAACTTCGCAAAATCTTATTTTGGTAtactttagtcaacaaacaatttcgtTGTTACCCATTGAACTCCATTCATGGGATCACCAATCACACGAAAATGAGTATTcattgttgtaactaaataatgaGCTCTAGTCTCATTCCCCTCGACGACTCAAGTACTTGTTGACGCATCAATCTTTTTGTAAGCGGATccacaatattattttatgacttAACAAAGTCAAAAGAAATGACaccatgagaaatcaaatttctgatagacttatgtctcactcttaagtgtctttttttttcattaaaatcttTGCTAGTAACTCTAGATATAACAActtgactatcacaatgcattAAAATTAGAAGTATAGACTTATTCAACAATGGCAAATcacataacaaatttttaagaaacttagTCTCACTAGTAGCAGCATCTAAAGCAATAATTTTTGCTTCCATGATAGAATGtgaaataatagtttgtttAGCAAATTTCCATGATACTACACCACCAGCTAAAGTAAAAACATAACCAACaatttttggtccaattttccttttcttattaacaGGGATGTTAACATTTGCTAGACACCCCCAccttttaagatattttagatTTGATTCTCTTTTTCTCCAGAATTCATAAGGgggtttttcaaaatatttataaggtACCATATTAAAAATACAACATGCAGAATATAAAGCTTCATCCAAATGTTCATTTTATTGCTTTGTGTGTTGTATTttcacatgtttatttttttttatacaaggaGGTACATATATAGAGACAACCAGCCACCAatgtgtaacaaaaaaaatacttggagCAATAAACAGtagaaattaaaaaccaaaCGACAAACTTCCTAATTTTAAAGACTTGTAATGTTCACATGAAAATTTGACCAAGTAAAAGATAGTTTCCTAATATAGGAATGGAAGTAGTGGGATGCTTTTAGTTTTTTGACAGAAACTAATTCTAAaagcattttatctttaaaaaacataattgataaataaaatatattttaattttaaatttcaaattataagaaaatttttaatGGAGCATAATGCATTGCATTTCAACAATCTtccactaatttaaaatttaaagaaatgaaataatattataaaagcaTTTTTAATGGAGCATAATGCATTGCATTTTCACCTGTAAATTTTTTTGACTTACTAGAAAAGGACTTAATCATTTTCATGACAAACATTTTGATAAGACAGAATGCTACTACGGCAGAAAAGACTATGTAAGAAGAAAGTAGAAGTTCTTCTCTCTCAGGctgttagaaaattaaaataaaataaaataaataaataagaagaaaatgcaaagccttgaattaaataacaaaataagagtagcaaaataactttaattggCAGAACATGAATCAACAATGCATTATATCATACCATAagcacaaagaaaaaataaattaggggaAGAAATAATTAGCATGGGTTGAAGCGCGCAAACgttatccttagagagaaaatgcCTCCACTCCACAGGTAGGAAAATTTCATTGCGCTCATTTCCCAAGATACGACGACCCGTTGGTTAtgatcgtgtgcagcgaaaggatccccgaaCCTTGAACACGAATAGTGTTGCtctcaaaaataagttttataagagaaggaagagaaaatttTAGGGAGAAAGAAATCAAATTGGTGTTCTCCTTGTATTTTCTAGAGAAGaggaaagagatatatatagaCATAAACCTACTtatgcaacaacaaaaatatgacTGTTAAAAACCAAATTACAGATATTAAAACAAACGTAACAAATTAcattgactcattaaaacaaaatcttaaaaagataaaaagtctAATTTTATGTaacagattttaaaataaatattttattttataaaatagaattaatataaataatatatatttataaattttaaattataaaaaaattatttactgacACTTATTAGTTCCAAGTCAAGTCAATTTAGGCATATTCTAATACTTAGagttgataataaaaattaagaaagctAGTAACCTCAAAAAAATTTACccagtttattttatttctgttGAAAGAGTTGGCCTAGTAATTCATAACAACGTTTATtacaaatattattacattCTTTTCCTGGAAGAGATGTGTGGTGAGGCTGAATAAGAGACCCTAATTAAGGGTTTAGTGTCTCACAACGATAAGGAATCTTAtacttaaaaatgaatttagaaACTGGTGGAAGATaatggatgaaaaaaatatatatataaaaagattttcTCTACTAGAGATACTCAGATTTAATATGTGTTCATTTGAGTTTTCGGGTGAATCTGATGTAAAAaatctttcttatttatatttttgatattttattgatcttttttaattttaatttctgctgGAGGTTATGAGTTATAATTCGAACGCTCTCTGTGGCAAGATCCTCCTAAAGATAAAATACGAGAAAAAGCGACAATAGCATGTATGCTATTAGTGAACGACGTTCTTCAATGTTAGGGTAATGTACACGTGTATTATAAGGAACAGAAATGGGAGTATGACAGTTTTGGCTTCAACCGCAATGTCGTTAACTGTGCTTTGTCTTCGAGCTCTTTGATAGCAACCTTAAACGAATAAAAATCAACGATGGGGCCACTCTGCTTTATTCTAAAGCAATTATACAAAGCAAACGAGAAAGTAAGCACCAGCAAAAATACACTGCAgggcaaaaagataaaaaaataaaataaaataaaatataaacgaTGTTCACACGCAAGGCTTGTTGCTGAGAAGATACAGCCACAGGAATAGatgcaaaatagaaaaaaaatatcaatatggaCATTGTTTTCCCATTCTTATAGTAATTATTTACAGCCTCAAGAGCAAAGAGCATAAGTATATAAAGATAACTGCAAGAATTTGAttctataatattaatataaagtgCAAGGTTCTGCTAAACTGTGACGTGTGAAGATTAATTTAGACTTGACATCTTTTTCCCTGGCTAATTTCAGCCTCAACAAAAGGggataaaataaagtatttgaTACTACCAAAATGAAGTGCCAAGCCAGGTTAATGGTGATGACAGGTTTGAGAACAGTAAATGTAAAGATCAAAGGAGCTGTAACAGAGAGCACATGTATGTTTCATAAACAACTTAAATTGTATATACTAACTGATTATATAACAAAAGAAGgcaaaacaaagaaataattcCCGAAACTCTaagctaaaagaaaaaaaaattcaacttcaATATGACTATACATGGAATCCTACGTGAAATACTCCAAAGTGCAATACTAAAAGCCTACCGTTACATAATAAAAGAAACTAACCATGCAGTTAGACAGAAGACCTAACTTCAAGACCAGCCTCCATTGCTGATTCTCTTGTAGCAGCAGTAGTCTCTTCTTCAGCCTCACCAGACATCTCCTCCAGGGATTTTCCTTTAGATTCAGGCACCAAGAATGTAAACAGCAGCCCCAAGAAGTTAACCACTCCCAAAACTATAAGTGTATTTCTCAGTCCAATGGCATTTTGAGTATACAGGTAGCCAAAAGCCCCTACCATTGCCCCAGCTTTCCCTGCTGCAGCCGATATACCATGGCATGTAGACCTTAGCCTTGCTGGGAAAATCTCTGCCGGCACCACGAATGTTGTGGCATTTGGACCAAAATTGGCAAAGAAGAAGGTCAATGAGTACAGCACAACAAACCCAATTTGGTTGCCCTTCATGGTCCAGTGGTGGTATGGAATAGCCAAGGCAAACATGAACACTGTCATGAAGAAAAATCCCATCAATTGAATTGTAAACCTTCCCATCTTATCAATGAGTGCCACTGTGAACCAGTAACCAGGTACAGTACTGCAAAGGGCTATGAGGGTCTGTGCTCTAGCAATTTTGAAAACCTCTTCAATGGCATTCATGGTTTTTGCTTCAGGAATCCAACCAATTGTACTGAAGATGTCTTTCTGGAAAAGATTCTGACTATAATAGGCAATGTCCAACAGGAACCAAGTAACGGCTGTTCCAAGAAGGTGAAGTCCATGGCGGCGAAGGAACTGTTTTGTGAACAATCCAAATTCATTCCCTTTTCTTGTGTCCAATTGCTCAACTTTCTCCTGTTCAGCTTCTATCTCAACTTGCAGCACCTTTGACATATCTGCAGCTGCCTGCTTGGCATTCTTGGCAACCAAGGCAGTGTATCTTGCAGTCTCAGGCATTTTCATACGCCAATAGTATGTGAGCAGAGCTGGGAGTGCACCAAACATCAAGATTATCCTCCAAACATAATCAGCTTGTGGCACTGTGGACAAAACTGGGTTAACCTGGAATGCTGGAGCAGGGTACAAGGCCTTGAAAGCAGATGAAACAACAATTGCAACCGTGCCACCAGCCAAAATTCCAAAACCTTGCATTGCAAAAACAGCAGCTATGAATGCTCCACGAGTCTTCTTGTTGGCATACTCAGACATGATAGTGGCCGAAAGAGGGTAGTCACCACCAATGCCAAATCCAAGCCAGAAACGGAAGAAGCAAAGGGTGGCCATAACAGCTTTAGGGTCTTTGCCAAAAGAAAGACCAGAAGCAATTGAGCATATCACCATGAGCATAAGGGTCATTCCGTAGACACGTTTCCTTCCCATTTTATCACCAAGCCAGCCAAAGAAAAGCTGGCCTGCAAGGGTTCCACAGAATGCAACACCATTGATGGCAGCAGAAACATTTGATGGCAGAGAGCCTGGCTTGTCGTGGCCTTCAAAGTAGTATATGCGGCCAAGCAATTTGGTGACAAGGGAGATGCAAAAAAGATCATATGCATCAGTGAAGAAACCCATTCCAGCAATCACAATTGCTGTGAAATGGTACCATTGTGTCTTGGCAACATCGAGTGCATTAAGCACTTGCAACTGATCCCTGGCCATATCTGTGTATCTTTTGTCACAAAATTTTCTTACTTTACTTCAATCTCCCAGGTACCTAAGCTTAACCTGAAATACAATCAGAAAAGATCAGAAGATAGTATAAATAACTAGAAGGCGGTGTTGGACAAGGGTGCGCGTGATTCTAGTTAATAAGAGCAAATAAATGAACCATGATGATTCAACGGTGAAAGCTAAGAAAAGCGATAAGGTGATGACTATAAGACAAATTAAAGAGCTACAATTTCCACAGTAGTCAATCTCAATAAGACAGGTTTCAACATGGGGGCCACAGCTTGTACGGGTGGGATTGAAAACCAAGTGCACAGCATCGTGAtcgttaaaataattattttcatccaAAATATATATCAACTGTAGAAACTTCATGAtcgttaaaataattattttcatccaAAATACATGGGAAGTCATGGAATCAAACAGATCCtaagatttcaatttttaactcACCGAGTGCAGCACCAATCTAAtgacattaaattttgttattttattactcGTAAAGTCACCATCATAGTTCCATTAGTTCGTCAACAAAGTTAAGCAGATAATTATTGCATTGCTATTAAAGGAAGTTGCCATATAGTATAGTACGTACACCTTATGCAGAACAATAAAAAGTGTATTTTTCTTGGGAAGAGTATTATTCATGTGATCCAAGGAGTCTAATAGTCAAATATCATAAAGTGTTACATATCTATATTTATAGATCCAatccaacaaaataattaatgaaatttaatcGTCAGTAAACTAAATGAAATTTATCAATGACTGATTGAATATAAACATTAGCAAATTAAATTAAGTCTatcaaaaaaactaacaaaatttatctaaaaaaagaactaacaacaattaaaacaactgaaaaatatcaataacaGCAATTACCCTTTAACGGAGATGACATTTTCTCACAAACGACTATggcaagataaaaataataaaactaggtaatattttatagaataaatattttttttatatattaaaatttataataagtaaatattttttaatatatattttaaatttataataatactttAAATAGTAATAgtattaatttcataattgatCTAAAGAACCAAATTAATCTTGTAGGAATACCTAAAACTAAAAGTTTAACCAAAAAGGCAAAGGCCCTaaatataatacttaaaaaaatagaaaattaagaatatgaactgcatgaataaaaaaatgataattatgattaagAAATACAGTAAATATTTAGTTGTGAAGATAGTGAGAATACATATCTACAGTAAAtgagataaaaaagaatattgagAATTCGTAATTGAGGGAACGAAGAGGTGATCGACATGCTCATCTCCAAATTATGTACTCAGTTTTATAATATAGGGTTGATAAAACCCACTCCAAGAAAAATAGTGGACTTGAAAGTATCACGCTTTTTAATATTAGAGAAATGCTAGGCTTAAATTATCGAAACCAATAACAGAACCCATGAACAATGCTCTGCTATTTCATGTctacaagaacaaaaaagaagaaaaatcgtCCCAACCCCTCATTGCGaaacaagaaaagagaagaacagctattttttttataaaattaaaaaaaaaaacaaaagacaaaaacaaagagGCATAGCATACCTGGATCGGTACGTGGTGGCACGCAGAGAGAACAAAGCGATATCGCGCGCTTTTCAAACGTAGGAAGAGTGCAGGGAAACACGCAAGAAACGACGAAGGAATGTTATTCTTGAGTTGGAGACAATGGGGAAGGGTTCTGTATTTAAGTGTAGCGATTCTCTCTTTTTATCGAAAAAAAGAGAGCATATTCTTCGCATTTACCTGATTCAACTGTGTCATTAATTGTTATGATGTTGttggataaaataaaactactatctttaaagataatttttttaaaatctctgttacctaaaatttcaaatttaccTTACCCGAATGTATatctcaaatatatatttaatctcTTATATATTATCTCCTACATTCGATGATGATAACATAAATCCAAAGGACCAAAGATAGGACGAAAGATAATGCTAACATAAAGTAGAAATATTATCTCGTTAAAATTGATATAAGAAATGGGATTGTCATTCTCCGTACCTTTTATGTGAAGATTAAAATTTTCTACATTTtgtttttgataataaaaaaaacattatgaaaTTTCAAAGGTGTAAAATAGGCGTTTATTGTGTTTAGGTATAATATATCATTGTTTTatgaactttaattttaatttataaataaaagtaggttcaaaataattaatttgaattaaaaaaaacatttgaataagTTATTTCAAATAAGGTTATGATACATACGCACTTATTACGTACAAACTAAcactttcaaataatataaaagtttaactattttatattcttaaaatttaaaatatcatgaattttattgctcatgaattttttattcaacttttacttatagaaataaaaaaatatattatagatttataaactgcaatatataattattttaattattaataatttattttaaaatattattaaatttaatttagaggTATAAATAAAACATGATACATCGGAAGAGATAGACACCTAAGAAAGTCAATGATacatataaagataaagaaaaacaattaaaaatgattgagACCTCAAAGATAACTTTTTTGAGTAGTTGAAAAGAATAGTATGTGAAGTACATAtagaacaaagagaaaaaaaatgtctaaTTAAGAGAATGGAAACTGTGAAAGTTTCATCCTcccaattatataataataataataataataataataataataataataatattgttatgaTTGTGGTGCAGGAAGTGCTACAGTACACTCGCACAATAGATATATTAATTCTAGGAGATATTgtgtatttttaaagttttaattttggtaaaatgTTTTGAGTTTGCAACGAGATGGATATTAATGACCAATTTTTCTGAATTAATGGTAATAGCTGGtcattatgaaaataaatacatatactAATAAGAATATGTATTAGTCATTAAGATCGTTTTTGCTGGTATATATAGATCGATTTTATTTAATGgagtttaataaataaaaaacatcattgagaaaaaagaaacaaagcagGGATACAACCTAACAAAGGAAGTTCCTGTTGCATCTACCATAACAAAGGACAGCAGAGCTGGAGGACAAAGATTGTAAATCTTTAAAGTAACTATGgagattaatattaatataaatattatgagttcttattattgttatgattaTTGATCATTGATAATCTATAATTTGTAACTATTTATAAATGTGATATCTctccttatattttttaattaattctgcaACATATTCCACTACTTcaattcctttcttcttctttttttctttctaccgAACACGgctataccaaaaaaaaaaaaaatacatgaactcTCCTATGTTAATTTGTACCCAACACATTTGGCAGTTTGCTTCGAAAGAGTTTTGTAGATGGCGGAAGGGGAAAAGGGGAAGAACCCTTCAATTTTTGCATGCTGCATGACTAAAGAAACTAAGAGTACCTTTGAATATAGAATTTTAATCgaaatctaaaatttattatttgaatatttttttagaatttaaagtTTTAgaattaaaacagaattttaaataattaaagagatagaatttcaatttttttctaaaatatgagaaattaaaattcttttcttggtagaaaaatctttcaaaatatttgtgtattttttttataattttcatccaCTTTTTCATCTAAAAGTTTTCAAGATCTCGTTCTTGAACTCGCGACTCTTGTCCCGATAATCCTTTTTAAGAAACACCGAGCTTGTGGAGCATTGATCAGTGTGTGGGCGTCTTAGGGGAGAACACGTAGAACTTCACCCGCCAATCAGGGGAGCAACCGTCGCTATCCATCAAGCCGAAGGTACTTGTCGGCACGGAGAGTTTGGGTCATGTCTTGTGTCATTGACTCAATGTTGTTGTGGTCGGGTGTGGTGGTGTATGTATTGTGTTTCGATTTCCCTGTGATTCctcaatatttttctctctttgaaaacacattaatcatattttttcttttctttgcatttattttctttcatcctttcaatcttaatttttttttcaaatacaaaattttaaaaataaaaagatttcaactgaagtatttaaaatttttaaaatttaaaaattctcaGAATTTAAAAATTCTGGCATCCAAACAGACTCTAACAAAAAATGGTTAAATGTCGAGCTAGGTACTCAAACTTTACTTTCGTATGACAGTACATAATTAATGTATTTCTGTTTGGTGGTGATTCAAAAgctttaatttttgaaagacACACTGGCTCTTATGTTCTGAAACAAAAgtccttttaaaatttaaccctggttgagagaaaagaaaacgaaggaaaagaaaaatttgaaatttaaattgggGGAAAAGTTAAAGgctggaaaaaaaaaggtttgaatttttgttttaagaaataaaattttctttttatttttcaatcacttTCTCCCAAACTAAACGAAGGAAAAATTGTCCttaatcatattttcttttctccctATTTTGTTATCTCCCACTTTCAGACATAATGTAAAAAGACAATTAACTATGAACTCAAAAAGCTTTGAAAGAGTTTTGTAGATCGAAGAAGGGATAAAAAGAATAGTCCTTCAATCGATGAGATTgttctaataaaaatttaaattggcacagtataattaaattgataagTATATTCTTTTTACGGTATATTTTTGGATCATTATATTAttcatgtaaaatatttattaatttagtgtGTGTTTGATTCCATATTTAAAACCTTTAAAAGATGATTCTAAACCATCACAAACACAATTCTATCATTTTAAAGATGTTTAGAGACATATTTCAAACGTGAGTCATTTAGAAAAAATGTAagtttgatttaatattttgttaatgattaattttattaaaaaatcaacttaTCACATTATCACATATTCAGTGGaatctttcttctcatttttaaaCAAACATTATACCTGTGAAGACAAATATAACGGCCATTTTACTGCATTTTTCCCCATGAAGGAATAATGATTGtgtttagtaaaatattttaactaatttttaatttttttactagctaaaattatctttagataatatttttagtaatttttaaatttttttgaaatactacttaaagtaattttgtttgaaacgatagtctctatttttttatatttttatatttttatccttgttgtatttattaatttttccaattatctttttaaaataaatgttaattttattatttttatcattgtttACTTTTCAACTATTAACTTTACCCGacatttctaatttaataatttaattttttaacttttagctATTAATTAACTTAACTTTTAGCTTCAAACATAATCAATATATCTATATTAAAGACATGCATAAATGATGACAAGATCGAgaataaacaattattttcgGTTATTGCTTTGGTGCACTTTATACTTTGAAGTATTTTATCCTAGACTAGCTAACATTTAAATCTCAGATTATATTCCTTTCCTTTTCGATCTTATCTACATCATGCTAAATAGCAGAAATTACCATGCATGTTATACAGTTTTATTGGAATTTTGTAGCAACTCAATTGGTTGTCTTTATAGGGTTCTCATATTTCTTCAAACTTTTTGTCACCACAACCATTTCATCCAATGGTATGACTGTACAAAATCAATGAAGCTTGTGAAAAAACCCGTGAAGAATCTTTGCTTTTCATGTTTACCTGATACGTTACATGATGAATACGGTTGTCCCACGGTTCTTCTAAATTATCCAATaggaataaattttaaataaataactagaaaagaataaattgtcGGACATCCTACAActtctaaatttaaattcataaattattttatgatttttttctcttttttttcctactgAAAtcgttataaaatttataattttttaagttttttaatacgATCTTgaagtaataaattttatatatataaattataaattatttataactttaaagttgtaaatagttttatttaaaataatatttttatttaatatttttatatttttacatattgttttatttaataatttttatatttttgtttaacactttctatattttatttattatatattttcttttttaatattttatttaatattttctatatttttttctaatgttaAGAATTTTTTCATAATACATTCGAACGAATTTGATTTTAAAGTCATACAAttacttcatcttcattttATTAGTGAttcatttataagaaaaaatattaaataaaaaaatatataaaattatataaaa includes these proteins:
- the PHT1-6 gene encoding inorganic phosphate transporter 1-6 isoform X1, with translation MARDQLQVLNALDVAKTQWYHFTAIVIAGMGFFTDAYDLFCISLVTKLLGRIYYFEGHDKPGSLPSNVSAAINGVAFCGTLAGQLFFGWLGDKMGRKRVYGMTLMLMVICSIASGLSFGKDPKAVMATLCFFRFWLGFGIGGDYPLSATIMSEYANKKTRGAFIAAVFAMQGFGILAGGTVAIVVSSAFKALYPAPAFQVNPVLSTVPQADYVWRIILMFGALPALLTYYWRMKMPETARYTALVAKNAKQAAADMSKVLQVEIEAEQEKVEQLDTRKGNEFGLFTKQFLRRHGLHLLGTAVTWFLLDIAYYSQNLFQKDIFSTIGWIPEAKTMNAIEEVFKIARAQTLIALCSTVPGYWFTVALIDKMGRFTIQLMGFFFMTVFMFALAIPYHHWTMKGNQIGFVVLYSLTFFFANFGPNATTFVVPAEIFPARLRSTCHGISAAAGKAGAMVGAFGYLYTQNAIGLRNTLIVLGVVNFLGLLFTFLVPESKGKSLEEMSGEAEEETTAATRESAMEAGLEVRSSV